Proteins encoded in a region of the Triticum dicoccoides isolate Atlit2015 ecotype Zavitan chromosome 3A, WEW_v2.0, whole genome shotgun sequence genome:
- the LOC119267341 gene encoding ubiquitin carboxyl-terminal hydrolase 14-like, with amino-acid sequence MDLLRANLHKVRIPEPTNRIHKDECCVSFDTPRSEGGLYVDMNSFLGFGREHVAWNFEKSENPVYLHIVQRRKPEPDETDRPLKKPTLLAIGMEGGFGEQEPEYDVTYKIVILPEFLSLPFPSVDLPEKVRLAVDKVILAESADRKQQLASWVADKKIISAHAMDLQQLDNGVIVPPTGWKCSKCDKTENLWLNLTDGMILCGRWVWDGTGGNNHAVEHYQQTKYPLAVKLGTITADLEGADVYSYPEDDSVEDPILAQHLSHFGIDFSSLQKTEMTTAERELDHNTNFDWNRIQESGKDAEPLYGPGYTGLVNLGNSCYMASVMQVMFSTHPFISRYFEKQSLKAAFAISKADPTLDLNMQMTKLAHGMLSGKYSAPSQEGQEGIRPRMFKSVIAASHPEFSSMRQQDALEFFHHLIDKVDQANPGNHELNPCTGFKFIIEERVQCPSGKVSYNQHCDNFLTLSIPLHEATNKEQLEAFHEKKAAMDLDGKEVSKEEIVRPRVPLEACLASFSGGEEVPEFYSTALNSKTTAIKTTGLKTFPDYLVLQMRKFVMGEGWVPKKLDVYIDVPDIIDISHMRSNGVQPGEELLPEGASCGNKAEPARPVADEDIVSQLANTGFNYFACQKAAINTSNAGIEEAMDWLLSHTGDPDINEPISQDPMPAEDTIDEASLQTLVSFGFPEDVSRMALKASGGNIERATEWVFSHPEASSSVSADSSTNNVKDDDSNISDGSGRYKLMAFVSHMGTSTHCGHYVAHILKDGRWTIFNDNKVAASVDLPKDMGYLYFFQRISS; translated from the exons ATGGATCTCCTCCGCGCGAACCTCCACAAGGTCCGCATCCCGGAGCCCACCAACCGCATCCACAAGGACGAGTGCTGCGTCTCCTTCGACACCCCG AGGTCGGAGGgcgggctgtacgtggacatgaACTCGTTCCTGGGGTTCGGGAGGGAGCACGTGGCGTGGAACTTCGAGAAGTCGGAGAACCCCGTGTACCTCCACATCGTGCAGCGCCGGAAGCCGGAGCCAGACGAGACGGATCGCCCGCTGAAGAAGCCAACCCTGCTCGCCATCG GCATGGAGGGAGGTTTTGGTGAACAAGAACCTGAATACGATGTGACTTACAAAATCGTTATTTTGCCTGAATTTTTGTCTCTCCCATTTCCATCAGTTGATTTGCCAGAGAAG GTTAGGCTCGCAGTTGATAAAGTTATACTTGCGGAGAGTGCTGATAGAAAGCAACAACTGGCTTCTTGGGTGGCTGACAAGAAAATAATCAGTGCACATGCTATGGATCTGCAACAACTAGACAATGGTGTTATTGTGCCCCCTACCGGGTGGAAGTGTAGCAAGTGTGACAAAACTGAGAATCTTTGGTTAAATTTAACTGATGGTATGATCCTCTGTGGGAGGTGGGTCTGGGATGGAACTGGCGGGAATAATCATGCTGTTGAACACTACCAGCAGACTAAATATCCTTTAGCGGTGAAGCTTGGAACAATTACCGCTGATTTGGAAGGAGCAG ACGTTTACTCATACCCGGAAGATGATAGCGTTGAAGATCCAATATTAGCTCAGCACTTGTCGCATTTTGGTATTGATTTTTCTTCACTCCAGAAG ACTGAGATGACTACTGCTGAAAGAGAACTTGACCACAACACTAATTTTGATTGGAATAGAATACAAGAAAGTGGCAAAGATGCCGAACCTTTATATGGGCCTGGCTATACTGGCCTTGTAAACCTTGGAAATAG TTGCTACATGGCCTCAGTAATGCAAGTTATGTTTTCAACCCATCCCTTTATATCACG GTACTTTGAGAAGCAGAGCTTGAAAGCTGCGTTTGCAATTTCTAAAGCTGATCCAACGTTGGACTTAAACATGCAAAT GACAAAGTTGGCGCATGGTATGCTCTCTGGTAAATATTCTGCACCCAGTCAAGAG GGACAAGAAGGAATACGCCCCCGTATGTTCAAGTCAGTAATTGCAGCAAGTCATCCTGAATTTTCCAGTATGAGGCAACAG GATGCCCTTGAGTTCTTCCATCATCTTATTGACAAAGTTGATCAGGCAAACCCTGGAAACCATGAGTTGAATCCTTGTAccggcttcaagttcatcatcgagGAGCGGGTTCAGTGCCCCTCTGGGAAAGTTTCTTATAATCAACATTGTGACAACTTCCTTACTTTGAGCATACCATTGCATGAAGCGACTAACAAAG AGCAGCTAGAAGCGTTCCATGAGAAGAAAGCAGCAATGGACTTGGATGGAAAGGAAGT GTCTAAGGAGGAAATCGTGAGGCCAAGAGTCCCACTGGAGGCATGCTTAGCAAGTTTTTCAGGCGGAGAGGAAGTGCCTGAGTTTTACAGCACTGCATTAAATTCAAAGACGACAGCAATTAA GACTACTGGCCTTAAAACTTTTCCTGATTACCTGGTGCTTCAGATGCGCAAGTTTGTAATGGGAGAAGGATGGGTGCCAAAGAAACTTG ATGTTTATATTGATGTGCCGGATATAATCGATATATCGCACATGCGCAGCAATGGTGTACAGCCTGGGGAAGAGCTACTGCCTGAAGGAG CTTCTTGTGGCAACAAAGCTGAACCTGCTCGTCCTGTTGCCGACGAGGATATTGTATCCCAGCTTGCAAACACGGGGTTCAATTACTTTGCCTGTCAGAAAGCTGCTATTAATACATCAAATGCAGGAATTGAGGAGGCAATGGATTGGCTCCTCTCACACACGGGGGATCCAG ATATTAATGAGCCGATATCTCAAGATCCAATGCCTGCAGAAGACACTATTGATGAAGCAAGTCTTCAAACCCTTGTTTCCTTTGGCTTTCCAGAAGATGTTTCTCGAATGGCCTTGAAAGCTTCT GGTGGAAATATTGAGAGAGCCACGGAGTGGGTTTTCAGCCACCCTGAAGCATCTAGTTCTGTATCTGCTGATTCTTCAACAAACAATGTAAAAGATGACGACTCGAACATATCAGATGGAAGTGGCA GATACAAGCTGATGGCATTTGTGAGCCACATGGGAACCTCTACACACTGTGGGCACTATGTCGCCCATATCCTCAAAGATGGGAGGTGGACGATCTTCAACGACAATAAGGTTGCTGCATCGGTCGACCTGCCCAAGGACATGGGATACCTCTATTTCTTTCAGAGGATAAGCAGTTAG